AAGTGCCTCGAATCAGTTAAATCGGGATGCCTCGCTGCACGGTTTTTTCTGACTTCATTTGCATAAGGAAAGCGCTAGCAAAAACTTTGCTGACAAGCGTTTTTCGTGCATGTTCGCTAACGAATCTTACCCAATGTTGGCTCAAACCCTTGTCGTCGAAACATTGATATTGGCTGTTTTAAGTGGTCTGACCCTGGCGGCAGGAAATTGATTTTGATGCGTTTAAGTGGTCTGACCCTGGTGGTGGGAAATTGATTTGCGTTTAAGCGGTCTGACCCTGGACGCGGGAAATGCAAAGAGCCCGCACGCGGCGGGCCCTTTGGGTAGGGGCTGTGGTGTGCTATTTCTCGGCGAACGCGCGCTCGATCACGAAGTCGCCCGGGGAGGTGGTGTTGCCTTCCTTGAAGCCGCGCTCTTCCAGAATAGTCTTGAGATCGCGCAGCATTTCGGCGCTGCCGCAGATCATCACGCGGTCCACCGCGGGATCAAACGGCGGCACGCCCAGGTCCTCAAACAGCTTGCCGGTCTGGATCAGCTCGGTCACGCGGCCCATGTTCTTGTACGCCTCGCGCGTCACCGTCGGGTAGTAGCGCAGCTTGCTGCTGACCAGGTCGCCCAGGAATTCATGGCTCGGCAGATGCTCCACCAGTAAGTCATGATAGGCCAGCTCGTCCACCTGACGCACGCCATGCACCAGTACCAGCTGATCGAACTTTTCGTAGACTTCCGGATCGCGCACAATGCTCATGAAGGGCGCCAGGCCCGTGCCGGTGGACAGCATGTACAGGCGGCGGCCCGGCAGCAGGTAGTCCGACAGCAAGGTGCCGGTCGGCTTGCGCCCCACGATGATCGTGTCGCCCACCTTGATGTGCTGCAGGCGCGATGTCAGCGGTCCTTCTTCCACCTTGATGCTCAGGAACTCCAGGTGGTCTTCGTAATTGGCACTGGCAATGCTGTAGGCACGCAGCAGTGGCTTGCCGTCCACCATCAGGCCAATCATGGTGAAGTGACCATTGCTGAACCGCAGCGCCTGGGACCGCGTGGTGGTGAACGAAAAGAGACGATCAGTCCAGTGGTGTACGCTCAGTACTGTTTCTTCGTTAAAGTTACTCATCATTTCCTAATGGCTGTGCCCGGCCCGGTCAGGGTCTGTCGAGCATGTTAAGACGTTCCTGTGTAGCAGGTCAACGCCCGTATTTTCATAAGCTTATGCGAGGATTTTGCCGTTCGCAATGCCGGCTGGATACCTGACGAATCTTGCGCCGCCCCTACACCAGCACTTCGGCCGCCGCCGGGTGGCTGAGGAAGGCAGCGGGACTGGCCGTGAGGCCATAGGCGCCCGACTGGAATACCACGATCAGATCGCCCACCTGCGCATGTCCGAGGTCCATCTTGTCGGCCAGCAGATCGAGCGGCGTGCACAGGGGCCCGACCACATAGGCGGGCGAATCCGGCTGCGCGGCCATGCGGTTACCCACGGCGACAGGGTAGTTCTTGCGGATCACCTGGCCAAAATTGCCGGATGCGGCCAGGTGATGGTGCAGGCCGCCGTCCGTCACCAGGAACACCTGGCCGCGCGAAACCTTGCGGTCGATTACCCGCGCCACGTACACGCCCGCTTCGCCCACCAGGTAGCGTCCGAGTTCGATCGCCAGCTGCGCCTGCGGCAGTTCCGTGCGCGCCTGCTCCACCAACTGCGCCAGGTGCTCGCCGATCGGCGCCAGCGCGAGGGCGCGCTCGCCCGGGAAGTAGGGAATACCGAAGCCGCCGCCGATGTTCAACTGGCGCACCGTCCGAGGCGCGCCCGCCGCCAGCCGCAGCGACAGCTCGAACGTGCGCGCCTGCGCTTCAATAATGGCCTCGGCCTTCAGGCTTTGCGAGCCGCTGTAGATATGAAAACCCAGCACGTCCAGGCTCTCGCGCTCCGCCAGCGCCAGCATCGCGGGCACGTCCTCGGCGTCGATACCGAATTGCTTGGCGCCGCCGCCCATCTTCATGCCGGACGAGCGCAATTCAAAATCCGGATTGACGCGCAGGACCACGCTGGCCGCCAGCCCCATGGACTGCGACAGCTGCGCCAGCACGCCAATCTCGCGCTCCGATTCCACGTTCACGCAGATGCCGGCAGCCACCGCCTGCGCCAGTTCACGGTCCGATTTGCCAGGTCCCGCAAAGCTGATGCGCGCCGGGTCCATGCCGGTGTCGAGCGCGACTTTCATTTCGCCGCCGGAGGCCACGTCCAGCCCATCGACCAGCCCTGCCATGTGCTGCACCAGCGCGGGCATGGGGTTGGCCTTCATGGAAAAGTGCAGCGCCAGCGCCGCCGGCAGGTGAGCGCGCAGCTCCTGCACCCGCGCACTCAGGGCCGCGCGGTCATAGGCGTAGAACGGCGTACTGCCCACCCGTTGCGCCAGGCGCGTGACGGGCATGCCGCCAATGTGCAGGCAGTCGTCGATGACGGGAAAGCGGGTTTGCGGCGCATGCACCGGCTTGAGGCCACTCATGTCGGAAAACTTTCAAACAGCGATAAATAGGTTTGGCGCAGCAGCGTGCGATCGATTTTTCCGTTCGGATTGCGCGGCAGCGCGTCGCTGCGAAGCGCGATATGCGCCGGCACCATGTAGGCGGGCAGCCGGCGCTGGCATTCCTTGAGCAGGGCCGCGACATCGACATCGACGCCGGCGG
This region of Massilia sp. PAMC28688 genomic DNA includes:
- a CDS encoding ferredoxin--NADP reductase, whose translation is MSNFNEETVLSVHHWTDRLFSFTTTRSQALRFSNGHFTMIGLMVDGKPLLRAYSIASANYEDHLEFLSIKVEEGPLTSRLQHIKVGDTIIVGRKPTGTLLSDYLLPGRRLYMLSTGTGLAPFMSIVRDPEVYEKFDQLVLVHGVRQVDELAYHDLLVEHLPSHEFLGDLVSSKLRYYPTVTREAYKNMGRVTELIQTGKLFEDLGVPPFDPAVDRVMICGSAEMLRDLKTILEERGFKEGNTTSPGDFVIERAFAEK
- a CDS encoding pyridoxal-dependent decarboxylase, exosortase A system-associated, which gives rise to MSGLKPVHAPQTRFPVIDDCLHIGGMPVTRLAQRVGSTPFYAYDRAALSARVQELRAHLPAALALHFSMKANPMPALVQHMAGLVDGLDVASGGEMKVALDTGMDPARISFAGPGKSDRELAQAVAAGICVNVESEREIGVLAQLSQSMGLAASVVLRVNPDFELRSSGMKMGGGAKQFGIDAEDVPAMLALAERESLDVLGFHIYSGSQSLKAEAIIEAQARTFELSLRLAAGAPRTVRQLNIGGGFGIPYFPGERALALAPIGEHLAQLVEQARTELPQAQLAIELGRYLVGEAGVYVARVIDRKVSRGQVFLVTDGGLHHHLAASGNFGQVIRKNYPVAVGNRMAAQPDSPAYVVGPLCTPLDLLADKMDLGHAQVGDLIVVFQSGAYGLTASPAAFLSHPAAAEVLV